The Phoenix dactylifera cultivar Barhee BC4 chromosome 17, palm_55x_up_171113_PBpolish2nd_filt_p, whole genome shotgun sequence genome contains a region encoding:
- the LOC103721802 gene encoding uncharacterized protein LOC103721802 gives MHGFSTVDGFLSVKEGVDEMIKYLANEPSVGLFFVQQHAQTSMPYLLNVKDKVVEEIHEVTLQTEDIEDSIYVVRSMTEYGLPIADEMIKDINKSLHIMSTSQPKRGLIQNPIWGFQAGRASSSTRYPFNSNISSGRQSGGSSRNYLSAVFSSAKQKAVGFRWGQPGTVPKGPQSEQPVSSSIPPLSAVNIGALSSLPDVEGEELPLSSHLSDDLLDEADAVGESLYSHDMSSMKEIYDKFKSEREVKLEEWLQEPEDCHRFSGSGCG, from the exons ATGCACGGATTCTCGACCGTCGACGGCTTCTTGAGCG TGAAGGAAGGAGTGGATGAGATGATAAAGTATTTGGCGAACGAACCCTCGGTGGGGCTCTTCTTCGTCCAGCAGCATGCCCAGACCTCCATGCCCTACCTCCTCAACGTCAAG GACAAAGTTGTGGAAGAGATTCATGAGGTAACCCTGCAAACTGAAGACATCGAGGATTCTATATATGTGGTGAGGTCAATGACTGAATACGGGCTTCCTATCGCTGATGAGATGATTAAGGACATCAACAAGTCTCTACACATCATGTCAACATCCCAACCAAAGAGGGG GTTAATCCAAAACCCTATATGGGGATTTCAGGCAGGCAGAGCTAGCTCAAGCACACGGTACCCTTTCAATTCTAACATCAGCAGTGGTCGGCAGAGTGGAGGAAGCAGCCGTAATTATCTTTCAGCTGTTTTCAGCTCGGCAAAGCAGAAAGCTGTGGGTTTCAGGTGGGGCCAACCTGGTACAGTGCCAAAAGGCCCCCAGAGCGAGCAACCAGTGTCATCATCAATTCCACCACTGTCAGCAGTTAATATCGGTGCTCTCTCAAGTCTTCCAGACGTAGAAGGTGAGGAATTGCCTTTGTCAAGCCATCTCTCAGATGATCTACTTGATGAAGCAGATGCTGTTGGTGAAAGTCTGTATAGTCATGATATGTCATCCATGAAGGAAATATATGATAAGTTCAAATCTGAACGAGAAGTTAAATTGGAAGAATGGCTTCAAGAGCCTGAGGATTGCCATAGGTTCTCCGGATCTG GTTGTGGATGA
- the LOC103721803 gene encoding dihydrolipoyllysine-residue acetyltransferase component 2 of pyruvate dehydrogenase complex, mitochondrial-like, whose amino-acid sequence MTIASRILRHSRKLGNAQYALQNEPAVLGRYFSKDAGLFVGKRDDISRSHQCGLHKNRDGDSNIFVGGFPFKTNRFEGQSSIKDLDVFKISSLGLVKTSISRRATKMSIPMAGMGFNSTLSCMQAAPRRCFSSNSDLPPHQEIGMPSLSPTMTEGNIARWLKKEGDKVSPGEVLCEVETDKATVEMECMEEGYVAKIIRGDGAKDIKVGEVIAITVEEEDDIAKFKDYEVSTAAPAAEVKAPSEPTLPVKEEQEPVKAPEPKVSKAEEVSHTDDRMFSSPLARKLAEDNNVPLSSIKGTGPDGRILKADIEDYLASTAKGEAAATQALSYVDIPNSQIRKVTASRLLLSKQTIPHYYLTVDTRVDELMELRGQLNSLQEASGGKRISVNDLVIKAAALALRKVPQCNSSWMNDFIRQYHNVNINVAVQTDNGLFVPVIRDADKKGLSTIAEEVKHLAQKAKDNSLKPADYEGGTFAVSNLGGPFGIKQFCAIINPPQSGILAVGSAEKRVIPGAGPDQFEYGSFMSVTLSCDHRVIDGAIGAEWLKAFKGYIENPYSMLL is encoded by the exons ATATATCAAGGAGCCATCAGTGTGGTTTGCATAAAAATAGGGATGGAGATTCAAACATTTTTGTTGGAGGCTTTCCATTTAAAACCAACAGATTTGAAGGCCAAAGCAGCATAAAAGACCTTGATGTCTTCAAG ATATCTTCTCTAGGGCTAGTCAAGACCAGCATTTCTAGAAGAGCAACCAAAATGAGTATTCCAATGGCTGGCATGGGGTTCAACAGCACTTTGTCATG TATGCAGGCAGCTCCAAGGAGATGTTTCTCAAGCAACTCAG ATTTACCTCCACATCAAGAAATTGGGATGCCATCACTTTCTCCCACCATGACTGAG GGAAACATTGCTAGGTGGCTGAAGAAGGAAGGAGATAAAGTTTCTCCTGGTGAAGTGCTCTGTGAAGTTGAAACT GATAAAGCTACTGTGGAAATGGAGTGCATGGAAGAAGGCTATGTTGCTAAAATAATACGTGGAGATGGGGCCAAAGACATTAAAGTTGGTGAG GTGATTGCTATAACTGTGGAAGAAGAGGACGATATAgcaaaatttaaagattatgaAGTTTCAACAGCTGCTCCTGCTGCTGAAGTTAAGGCACCATCTGAGCCCACATTACCTGTGAAGGAGGAACAAGAGCCTGTTAAAGCTCCTGAACCAAAAGTTTCCAAGGCTGAAGAAGTTTCTCATACGGATGATCGTATGTTCTCCAGCCCTCTCGCAAGAAAGTTAGCAGAAGATAACAAT GTACCTCTTTCAAGCATAAAAGGTACTGGTCCTGATGGGCGCATTTTGAAAGCAGATATTGAAGATTACTTGG CATCTACTGCTAAGGGTGAAGCAGCTGCAACGCAAGCCTTATCCTATGTGGATATTCCAAATTctcagataagaaaa GTTACTGCTTCTCGCTTGCTGCTCTCTAAGCAAACTATTCCTCATTATTATTTAACAGTAGATACTCGTGTTGACGAActtatgga GTTGCGTGGCCAACTTAATTCTTTGCAAGAAGCCTCTGGTGGAAAACGGATTTCTGTCAATGACCTCGTCATAAAG GCTGCTGCTTTGGCTCTGCGCAAAGTTCCTCAGTGTAACAGTTCCTGGATGAATGATTTCATCCGTCA GTATCACAACGTGAATATTAATGTTGCTGTACAAACAGATAATGGATTGTTTGTTCCGGTTATCAGG GATGCAGACAAAAAGGGGCTATCTACAATTGCAGAAGAGGTGAAGCATTTAGCTCAAAAGGCCAAAGATAACAGTCTGAAGCCAGCAGATTATGAG GGAGGCACGTTTGCTGTATCAAACTTGGGAGGTCCTTTTGGAATCAAGCAATTCTGTGCCATTATAAATCCGCCCCAGTCAGGCATCTTGGCTGTTGGATCTG CTGAGAAGAGAGTAATACCTGGTGCTGGTCCTGATCAATTCGAGTATGGTTCCTTCATGTCAGTCACATTGAGCTGTGACCACCGTGTGATTGATG GTGCAATTGGTGCGGAATGGTTGAAAGCATTCAAGGGCTACATTGAGAACCCGTACTCCATGTTACTGTGA
- the LOC103721804 gene encoding protein ENHANCED DISEASE RESISTANCE 2-like, which produces MAGPDGESDYKWIEQVKSQGAVPCLEPENCLNAWATPPGDKFMVRGPDYLSNKVKVPGGEYLLKPLGFDWIKGPTKIGEVLNHPNHRVRKAIDDEIAIGNNPFVWAFNLQLPSKDNYSAIAYFVALEPIQDGSLMDQFLKGDDTFRNSRLKLIANIVKGPWIVRTAVGEQAICILGRAVSCKYVFGSNYIEVDVDIGASMVANAIVHLAFGYITTLTVDLAFLIESQTESELPEQILGAIRFSELNPASASLYEQPSEENSGNLQSSLPTRWWISIGQGFSHLLHPGNQDGSTSTPEQSEHVNGTSHGGDGGENIDK; this is translated from the exons ATGGCTGGTCCTGATGGTGAGAGTGACTATAAATGGATAGAGCAGGTGAAGTCTCAAGGGGCAGTTCCGTGTCTTGAACCAGAAAACTGTCTAAATGCTTGGGCTACTCCTCCAGGTGACAAGTTTATGGTTAGAGGCCCTGACTATCTCTCAAACAAGGTAAAAGTACCTGGTGGTGAATACCTTTTAAAGCCACTCGGATTTGATTGGATCAAAGGTCCCACAAAAATTGGTGAGGTGTTAAATCATCCGAATCATCGGGTTAGGAAGGCTATTGATGATGAAATTGCAATTGGCAACAACCCTTTTGTTTGGGCTTTCAATTTGCAACTCCCAAGCAAGGATAACTACAGCGCAATTGCCTATTTTGTAGCACTTGAGCCTATACAAGATGGATCTCTCATGGATCAATTTTTGAAAGGTGATGACACATTTCGTAATTCAAGACTTAAATTGATTGCCAACATAGTCAAGGGACCTTGGATAGTTAGAACAGCTGTGGGTGAGCAGGCTATCTGCATATTGGGGCGAGCTGTTTCTTGCAAGTATGTGTTTGGATCGAATTACATTGAGGTAGATGTGGATATTGGAGCTTCAATGGTTGCCAATGCAATTGTCCACTTGGCATTTGGTTACATCACGACACTAACAGTAGATCTAGCATTTCTTATTGAAAGCCAGACTGAATCAGAGCTCCCAGAACAAATTCTTGGAGCTATAAGGTTTTCGGAACTTAATCCAGCTTCAGCTAGCCTGTATGAGCAGCCATCTGAGGAAAATTCGGGAAATCTTCAGTCATCTCTTCCTACAAGATGGTGGATATCAATTGGGCAGGGTTTTTCTCATTTGCTACACCCAGGCAATCAGGATGGCTCTACCTCCACCCCAGAACAGTCAGAGCATGTTAATGGCACTTCTCATGGAGGAGATGGTGGTGAAAATATCGATAAATA A